In one Balaenoptera musculus isolate JJ_BM4_2016_0621 chromosome 20, mBalMus1.pri.v3, whole genome shotgun sequence genomic region, the following are encoded:
- the FZD2 gene encoding frizzled-2, which produces MQPRSALPRLLLPLLLLPAAGPAQFHGEKGISIPDHGFCQPISIPLCTDIAYNQTIMPNLLGHTNQEDAGLEVHQFYPLVKVQCSPELRFFLCSMYAPVCTVLEQAIPPCRSICERARQGCEALMNKFGFQWPERLRCEHFPRHGAEQICVGQNHSEDGAPALLTTAPPPGLQPGAGGTPGGPGGGGSPPRYATLEHPFHCPRVLKVPSYLSYKFLGERDCAAPCEPARPDGSMFFSQEETRFARLWILTWSVLCCASTFFTVTTYLVDMQRFRYPERPIIFLSGCYTMVSVAYIAGFVLQERVVCNERFSEDGYRTVVQGTKKEGCTILFMMLYFFSMASSIWWVILSLTWFLAAGMKWGHEAIEANSQYFHLAAWAVPAVKTITILAMGQIDGDLLSGVCFVGLNSLDPLRGFVLAPLFVYLFIGTSFLLAGFVSLFRIRTIMKHDGTKTEKLERLMVRIGVFSVLYTVPATIVIACYFYEQAFREHWERSWVSQHCKSLAIPCPAHYTPRMSPDFTVYMIKYLMTLIVGITSGFWIWSGKTLHSWRKFYTRLTNSRHGETTV; this is translated from the coding sequence ATGCAGCCCCGCAGCGCCCTGCCCCgtctgctgctgccgctgctgctgctgcccgcTGCGGGGCCGGCCCAGTTCCACGGGGAGAAGGGCATCTCCATCCCGGACCACGGCTTCTGCCAGCCTATCTCCATCCCGTTGTGCACGGACATCGCCTACAACCAGACCATCATGCCCAACCTTCTGGGCCATACGAACCAGGAGGACGCAGGACTGGAGGTGCACCAGTTCTACCCATTGGTGAAGGTGCAGTGCTCGCCCGAACTGCGCTTCTTCCTGTGCTCCATGTATGCACCCGTGTGCACTGTGCTGGAGCAGGCCATCCCGCCGTGCCGCTCGATCTGCGAGCGCGCGCGCCAGGGCTGCGAGGCGCTCATGAACAAGTTCGGTTTCCAGTGGCCGGAGCGCCTTCGCTGCGAGCACTTCCCCCGCCACGGCGCGGAGCAGATCTGCGTGGGCCAGAACCACTCGGAGGACGGCGCGCCCGCGTTGCTCACCACCGCGCCGCCGCCGGGCCTGCAGCCGGGTGCGGGGGGCACCCCGGGCGGCCCGGGTGGCGGCGGCTCGCCCCCGCGCTATGCCACGCTGGAGCACCCGTTCCACTGTCCGCGCGTCCTCAAGGTGCCGTCCTATCTCAGCTACAAGTTTCTGGGCGAGCGCGACTGCGCGGCTCCGTGCGAGCCGGCGCGACCCGACGGCTCCATGTTCTTCTCCCAGGAAGAGACGCGCTTTGCGCGACTCTGGATCCTCACCTGGTCCGTGTTGTGCTGTGCCTCCACCTTTTTCACCGTCACCACGTACCTGGTGGACATGCAGCGCTTCCGCTACCCGGAGCGGCCCATCATCTTTCTGTCAGGCTGCTACACTATGGTGTCGGTGGCCTACATCGCGGGCTTCGTGCTCCAGGAGCGCGTGGTGTGTAACGAGCGCTTCTCCGAGGACGGCTACCGTACGGTGGTGCAGGGCACCAAGAAGGAGGGCTGCACCATCCTCTTCATGATGCTCTACTTCTTCAGCATGGCCAGTTCCATCTGGTGGGTCATCCTGTCGCTCACCTGGTTCCTGGCGGCGGGCATGAAGTGGGGCCACGAGGCCATCGAGGCCAACTCGCAGTACTTCCACCTGGCCGCGTGGGCCGTGCCCGCCGTCAAGACCATCACAATCCTGGCCATGGGCCAGATTGACGGCGACCTGCTGAGCGGCGTGTGCTTCGTGGGCCTCAACAGCCTGGACCCGCTGCGGGGCTTCGTGCTGGCGCCGCTCTTCGTGTACCTGTTCATAGGCACGTCCTTCCTCCTGGCCGGTTTCGTGTCACTCTTCCGCATCCGTACCATCATGAAGCACGACGGCACCAAGACGGAGAAGCTGGAGCGGCTCATGGTGCGCATCGGCGTCTTCTCGGTGCTGTACACGGTGCCCGCCACCATCGTCATCGCCTGCTATTTCTACGAGCAGGCCTTCCGAGAGCACTGGGAGCGCTCGTGGGTGAGCCAGCACTGCAAGAGCCTGGCCATCCCGTGCCCGGCGCACTACACGCCGCGCATGTCACCCGACTTCACCGTCTACATGATCAAATACCTCATGACGCTCATCGTGGGCATCACGTCGGGCTTCTGGATCTGGTCCGGCAAGACGCTGCACTCGTGGAGGAAGTTCTACACCCGTCTCACCAACAGCCGGCACGGCGAGACCACCGTGTGA